The following are from one region of the Populus trichocarpa isolate Nisqually-1 chromosome 8, P.trichocarpa_v4.1, whole genome shotgun sequence genome:
- the LOC7490859 gene encoding exocyst complex component EXO84B: MASAKTSSRSRGTPVKENGTKLEEGLNVFKSDRFNADSYVQSKCSLNEKEIKQLCSYLLDLKRASADEMRKSVYANYAAFIRTSKEISDLEGELLSIRNLLSTQATLIHGLVEGVNIDSLSLKASEGSLVNGLENVEDREPTDLERWLAEFPDMLDVLLAERRVDEALAVIDEGERIAAEMKKTELSSPGILRSLEIAITERGQKLADQLAEAACQPSTRSSELRAAISALKKLGDGPRAHSLLLNAHLQRYQYNMQSLCPSSTSYGGAYTAALSQIVFSAIVQASSDSLAIFGKEREYRSELVMWATKQTEAFAGLVKRHAIASSAAAGGLRAAAECVQIALGHCSLLEARGLALCPVLLKLFRPSVEQALNANLKRIEESTAALAAADDWVLTYPPTSTRQSGRSSVTSLGNAAAFQHKLTSSAHRFNLMVQDFFEDVGPLLSMQMGGQTLEGLFQVFNSYVNMLIKALPGSMEEEANFEGCGNKIVQMAETEAQQIALLANASLLADELLPRAAMKLAPPNQANYKDDSRRRPLDRQNRHPEQREWRKRLAGSVDRLKDAFCRQHALDLIFTEDGDSYLTAEMYTNMVGSADEVDRFPSPIFQELFVKLNRMASIAAEMFVGRERFATLLLMRLTETVILWLSEDQNFWDDIEEGPRPLGPLGIQQFYLDMKFVMCFASQGRYLSRNLHRVVNEIIAKALAVFSATGMDPDRELPEDDWFNDICQEAMERLSGKPKAIDGDNELGSPTASVSAQSISSVRSHGSS; this comes from the exons ATGGCTTCAGCGAAGACGAGTAGTCGTTCGCGAGGGACGCCGGTGAAGGAGAACGGCACGAAGCTCGAGGAAGGACTCAACGTCTTCAAGTCTGATAGATTCAACGCCGATTCTTACGTTCAGTCCAAATGCTCTCTAAACGAGAAG GAAATAAAGCAGTTATGCTCGTATCTTTTGGATTTAAAGAGGGCTTCAGCTGACGAAATGCGGAAAAGTGTTTACGCTAATTATGCTGCGTTTATAAG GACGTCGAAGGAGATATCAGATTTGGAAGGGGAGTTGTTGTCTATAAGAAATTTGTTATCTACTCAAGCAACTTTGATTCATGGTTTAGTAGAGGGAGTTAACATTGATTCTTTATCTTTGAAAGCATCTGAAGGGTCTTTGGTAAATGGGTTAGAGAATGTTGAAGATAGAGAGCCGACTGATTTGGAGAGATGGTTGGCTGAGTTCCCTGATATGCTTGATGTTTTGTTAGCTGAGAGGAGAGTGGATGAAGCTCTGGCGGTGATTGACGAGGGAGAACGTATAGCtgctgaaatgaaaaaaacagaattgTCAAGTCCTGGTATACTTAGGTCTTTAGAGATAGCGATTACAGAGCGCGGGCAAAAGTTGGCTGATCAGCTTGCTGAAGCTGCTTGCCAACCTTCTACTCGCAGTAGTGAACTTCGTGCAGCCATATCAGCTCTTAAAAAGCTCGGGGATGGCCCTCGAGCTCATAGCTTGCTCCTCAATGCACACCTCCAAAGATATCAGTATAATATGCAAAGCCTCTGCCCGTCTAGCACATCATATGGAGGAGCTTATACGGCTGCACTGTCACAGATAGTGTTTTCTGCAATCGTTCAAGCTTCTAGTGATTCTTTGGCTATTTTCGGTAAGGAACGGGAGTATAGGTCTGAGCTTGTGATGTGGGCCACCAAGCAAACAGAGGCCTTTGCGGGTCTTGTTAAAAGACATGCAATAGCGTCATCAGCAGCTGCTGGAGGTTTAAGAGCCGCTGCAGAGTGTGTTCAAATAGCTTTAGGTCATTGCTCTTTGTTGGAAGCTCGTGGTTTGGCACTCTGTCCTGTGCTATTAAAACTCTTTAGGCCTAGTGTTGAACAAGCCTTAAATGCCAATCTAAAACGAATTGAAGAGAGCACTGCTGCTTTGGCTGCTGCTGATGATTGGGTACTTACTTATCCTCCAACCAGTACTCGGCAGTCTGGCAGGTCTTCTGTTACATCTCTTGGTAATGCAGCAGCATTTCAACATAAACTTACAAGTAGTGCCCATCGCTTCAATTTAATGGTCCAG GACTTCTTTGAGGATGTAGGACCACTCTTAAGCATGCAAATGGGAGGCCAAACACTGGAAGGTTTGTTCCAAGTATTTAACTCGTACGTGAACATGCTCATAAAAGCTTTACCAGGTTCGATGGAAGAAGAGGCAAACTTTGAAGGTTGTGGAAATAAAATTGTGCAAATGGCTGAGACTGAAGCTCAACAAATTGCATTACTGGCTAATGCTTCATTATTAGCAGATGAACTACTCCCACGTGCAGCCATGAAACTTGCACCTCCGAATCAGGCTAATTACAAGGATGATTCCCGTAGAAGACCTTTAGATAGGCAGAACCGTCATCCTGAGCAACGAGAATGGAGGAAGCGGCTTGCAGGTTCGGTTGATAGATTAAAAGATGCTTTCTGTCGACAACATGCACTGGATCTCATTTTTACAGAAGATGGTGATAGCTATCTTACTGCAGAAATGTATACAAACATGGTTGGAAGTGCAGATGAGGTAGATCGGTTTCCATCCCCAATATTCCAg GAACTTTTTGTAAAACTGAACCGTATGGCTAGTATAGCAGCAGAGATGTTTGTAGGAAGGGAAAGATTTGCAACATTACTATTGATGAGACTTACAGAAACAGTCATTTTATGGCTTTCAGAAGATCAAAATTTTTGGGATGATATCGAGGAAGGTCCAAGGCCTTTAGGTCCTCTTGGTATACAACAG TTCTATTTGGACATGAAGTTTGTCATGTGCTTTGCTTCCCAAGGACGCTACTTATCACGAAATTTGCATCGCGTTGTCAATGAAATAATTGCAAAAGCTTTGGCAGTATTCTCTGCAACAGGGATGGATCCAGACAG GGAGCTGCCAGAAGATGATTGGTTTAATGACATTTGCCAAGAAGCAATGGAAAGATTAAGCGGAAAACCCAAAGCCATCGATGGGGATAATGAACTTGGTAGCCCAACAGCCTCTGTCTCAGCACAATCAATTTCATCAGTCAGATCTCATGGAAGTTCATAA